The Palaemon carinicauda isolate YSFRI2023 chromosome 43, ASM3689809v2, whole genome shotgun sequence genome window below encodes:
- the LOC137633478 gene encoding uncharacterized protein has protein sequence MKAIISLLLLLTVVKLIHCQDHEQMIVLTLQGILQNLTSINGQLKGHDELLQRIPDMQEKLQHLENNLQDVQQEQGNLKTYFQGLSRETAQCLKGEDLEHLTNVSAAANQEIKSFVHEEISGVISLAQKDECLEGGLPCGEIGTCKNTLFSFTCSCPSGFTWDGSECKEFQCRSPAKRVPGVGCLMLIKQWLTFQAMKKTCEEEGGRLAQHMSLQQLQDMVDSFGYNDQS, from the exons ATGAAGGCAATCATTAGTTTGTTATTGCTCCTAACAGTGGTGAAATTGATCCACTGTCAGGACCATGAACAAATGATTGTTCTCACCTTACAAGGAATCCTGCAGAACCTGACAAGCATCAATGGCCAACTGAAAG GGCATGACGAGCTTCTACAAAGAATTCCGG atatgcaggagaaacttcaacatcttgaaaataatcttcaag atgTGCAGCAGGAACAAGGGAATCTGAAAACTTATTTTCAAG GCCTCAGCCGAGAGACTGCCCAGTGTCTCAAAGGGGAAGACTTGGAACACTTGACTAATGTATCAGCAGCag CCAATCAAGAGATCAAGTCTTTTGTTCACGAGGAGATTTCTGGAGTCATCTCTTTGGCACAAAAAG ACGAGTGCTTAGAAGGAGGTCTCCCCTGTGGAGAGATTGGTACCTGTAAGAACACCCTGTTCAGCTTCACCTGTTCTTGTCCTTCTGGTTTCACCTGGGACGGTTCAGAATGTAAAG agttcCAGTGCAGAAGCCCAGCAAAAAGAGTTCCCGGAGTTGGATGCCTAATGTTAATCAAGCAATGGTTAACATTCCAGGCAATGAAGAAGACGTGTGAAGAGGAAGGAGGGAGACTTGCACAACATATGAGTCTGCAACAACTACAGGATATGGTTGACTCTTTTGGATATAACG ATCAAAGTTAA